A window of the Streptomyces finlayi genome harbors these coding sequences:
- a CDS encoding metal-dependent hydrolase, with protein MMGPAHSLSGAAAWLGVGAAAAAAGHPMPWPVLAVGALICAGAALAPDLDHKSATISRAFGPVSKGLCEVVDKLSYAVYKATRGPGDPRRTGGHRTLTHTWLWAVLIGGGASAAAVTGGRWAVLAILFVHLVLAVEGLLWRAARMSSDILVWLLGATSAWILAGVLDKAGNGSDWLFTAPGQEYLWLGLPIVLGALVHDIGDALTVSGCPILWPIPLGRKRWYPIGPPKAMRFRAGSWVELKVLMPVFMVLGGVGGAAALNVI; from the coding sequence ATGATGGGACCGGCACACTCTCTGTCAGGGGCAGCGGCCTGGCTGGGGGTGGGTGCGGCGGCCGCCGCCGCCGGCCATCCGATGCCCTGGCCCGTCCTGGCCGTGGGCGCTCTGATCTGCGCGGGCGCCGCGCTGGCCCCCGACCTCGACCACAAGTCGGCGACCATCTCGCGGGCCTTCGGCCCGGTCTCCAAGGGCCTCTGCGAGGTCGTCGACAAGCTCTCGTACGCCGTCTACAAGGCGACCAGAGGACCCGGTGACCCGCGCAGGACCGGCGGCCACCGGACCCTGACCCACACCTGGCTGTGGGCCGTGCTGATCGGTGGGGGCGCCTCGGCCGCGGCGGTCACCGGCGGCAGGTGGGCGGTCCTGGCGATCCTCTTCGTCCATCTGGTGCTCGCCGTCGAAGGACTGCTGTGGCGGGCCGCCCGGATGTCCAGCGACATCCTGGTCTGGCTCCTGGGAGCGACCAGCGCCTGGATTCTGGCCGGTGTCCTGGACAAGGCGGGCAACGGCTCCGACTGGCTGTTCACCGCACCCGGCCAGGAGTACCTGTGGCTCGGACTGCCCATCGTGCTGGGTGCGCTCGTCCACGACATCGGCGACGCGCTGACCGTCTCCGGCTGCCCGATCCTGTGGCCGATCCCGCTGGGACGCAAGCGCTGGTACCCGATCGGACCGCCGAAGGCGATGCGCTTCCGGGCCGGCAGCTGGGTGGAGCTGAAGGTGCTGATGCCCGTCTTCATGGTGCTCGGGGGAGTGGGCGGCGCCGCCGCACTCAACGTCATCTGA
- a CDS encoding ATP-dependent DNA ligase produces the protein MLFDRLARVSLDVAATSARSRKVALLAGLFRDTAPDDVPIVIPYLSGRLPQGRIGIGWSTLGAPVPPAAEPSLTVAEVDAELTAVGALSGAGSQAGRREALQRLLGAATAGEQHFLRALLTGEVRQGALDAVAADALAQAAGAPPEDVRRAVMLAGSLQAVARDLLARGPEALGAFRLTVGRPVLPMLAHTARSVTEAIDKLGSCVVEEKLDGIRVQVHRQGAEVRLYTRTLDDITERLPEIAAAVRDFPGERFVLDGEVIALGTDGRPRPFQETAARVGSRRDVAGAAATVPVVPVLFDALSLDGRDLLDLPFTERHSALAGLVPERMRVRRLVVAGPGGTRAREAAEAFLAGTLARGHEGVVVKSLDAPYSAGRRGASWLKVKPVHTLDLVVLAAEWGHGRRTGKLSNLHLGARGADGSYVMLGKTFKGLTDSMLAWQTERLRELSTGDDGHVVTVRPELVVEIAYDGLQRSTRYPAGVTLRFARVLSHREDKRPEEADTVETVLSRQN, from the coding sequence ATGCTGTTCGACCGGCTCGCCCGTGTGTCCCTGGATGTCGCCGCGACGTCGGCACGGTCCCGGAAGGTCGCCCTGCTGGCCGGCCTGTTCCGGGACACCGCGCCGGACGACGTCCCGATCGTCATCCCGTACCTCTCGGGCCGCCTCCCGCAGGGGCGGATCGGCATCGGCTGGAGCACCCTGGGCGCCCCGGTGCCGCCCGCGGCCGAGCCCAGCCTCACCGTCGCGGAGGTGGACGCCGAACTGACGGCCGTCGGCGCTCTGTCGGGCGCCGGTTCCCAGGCCGGCCGCCGGGAGGCCCTCCAACGGCTCCTCGGCGCCGCCACGGCCGGTGAACAGCACTTCCTGCGGGCCCTGCTCACCGGTGAGGTGCGCCAGGGCGCCCTGGACGCGGTCGCCGCCGACGCGCTCGCCCAGGCCGCCGGGGCACCGCCCGAGGACGTACGCCGGGCGGTGATGCTCGCCGGGTCGCTGCAAGCGGTAGCCAGGGATCTGCTGGCGCGGGGCCCGGAGGCCCTCGGCGCGTTCCGGCTGACCGTGGGCCGCCCCGTCCTGCCGATGCTCGCGCACACCGCCCGCTCGGTCACCGAAGCGATCGACAAGCTCGGGTCCTGCGTCGTCGAGGAGAAGCTCGACGGCATCCGCGTCCAGGTGCACAGGCAAGGCGCCGAGGTCCGCCTCTACACCCGCACGCTCGACGACATCACCGAGCGCCTGCCGGAAATCGCCGCGGCGGTACGCGACTTCCCCGGTGAACGGTTCGTTCTCGACGGCGAGGTGATCGCGCTCGGCACCGACGGCCGCCCCCGCCCCTTCCAGGAGACCGCCGCCCGGGTGGGCTCCCGGCGCGATGTGGCCGGGGCCGCGGCCACCGTCCCCGTCGTGCCCGTCCTGTTCGACGCGCTGTCCCTCGACGGCCGGGACCTGCTCGACCTTCCCTTCACCGAACGGCACTCCGCGCTGGCGGGACTCGTCCCGGAGCGGATGCGCGTCCGGCGCCTCGTCGTCGCCGGACCGGGCGGGACACGGGCGCGCGAAGCCGCCGAAGCCTTCCTCGCCGGCACGCTGGCGCGCGGCCACGAGGGTGTGGTCGTCAAGAGCCTCGACGCGCCCTACAGCGCCGGCCGGCGCGGAGCCTCCTGGCTGAAGGTGAAGCCGGTGCACACCCTGGACCTGGTGGTGCTCGCCGCCGAATGGGGACACGGGCGGCGGACGGGGAAGCTGTCCAACCTGCACCTCGGGGCGCGGGGGGCCGACGGCTCGTACGTCATGCTCGGCAAGACCTTCAAGGGGCTCACCGACTCCATGCTCGCCTGGCAGACCGAAAGGCTGAGGGAGCTGTCCACGGGCGACGACGGCCATGTGGTGACCGTCCGCCCCGAACTCGTCGTCGAGATCGCCTACGACGGACTCCAGCGCTCCACCCGCTATCCGGCGGGTGTCACTCTGCGGTTCGCCCGGGTGCTGAGCCACCGCGAGGACAAGCGGCCGGAAGAGGCGGACACCGTCGAAACGGTCCTCTCCCGGCAGAACTGA
- a CDS encoding NAD(P)/FAD-dependent oxidoreductase, whose product MARPRILVVGAGFAGVGCVRRLERRLVPGEAEITLVTPFSYQLYLPLLPQVAAGVLTPQSVAVSLRRSRRHRTRIVPGGAIGVDTDAKVCVVRKITDEIVNEPYDYIVLAAGSVTRTFDIPGLVEHARGMKTLAEAAYVRDHVIAQLDLADASQDEEERASRLQFVVVGAGYAGTETAACLQRLTTNALKQYPRLDPKLIKWHLIDIAPKLMPELGDKLGLDALEILRRRGIEVSLGVSIAEATAERVTFTDGRVLPCRTLIWTAGVAASPLIAALGAETVRGRLAVTPELSLRGSDGVFALGDAAAVPDLAKGDGAVCPPTAQHAMRQGRTMADNLIATLRGMPLVPYEHKDLGLVVDLGGRDAVSKPFGIELKGLPAQVVARGYHWSALRTNVAKTRVLTNWMLNAIAGDDFVRTGFQLRSPATLKDFEYTDAYLSPEQVRAHTAATVIRH is encoded by the coding sequence GTGGCACGACCCAGGATTCTCGTTGTCGGCGCCGGCTTTGCCGGGGTCGGGTGCGTACGCCGGCTGGAGCGCAGGCTCGTTCCCGGCGAAGCCGAGATCACGCTCGTCACCCCGTTCTCGTACCAGCTGTATCTGCCACTCCTGCCGCAGGTCGCCGCCGGCGTACTGACTCCCCAGTCCGTCGCCGTTTCGTTGCGCCGCAGCCGCCGCCACCGCACCCGGATCGTCCCGGGCGGGGCCATCGGAGTGGACACCGACGCCAAGGTCTGCGTCGTCCGCAAGATCACTGACGAGATCGTGAACGAGCCGTACGACTACATCGTCCTCGCCGCCGGCAGCGTCACCCGGACCTTCGACATCCCCGGACTCGTCGAGCACGCCCGGGGGATGAAGACGCTCGCCGAGGCCGCGTACGTCCGCGACCACGTGATCGCGCAGCTCGATCTCGCCGATGCCAGCCAGGACGAGGAGGAGCGGGCCTCCCGGCTCCAGTTCGTCGTGGTCGGCGCAGGGTACGCGGGGACCGAGACGGCGGCCTGTCTGCAACGGCTCACCACCAACGCTCTCAAGCAGTATCCGCGGCTCGATCCGAAGCTCATCAAGTGGCATCTGATCGACATCGCCCCCAAGCTCATGCCCGAACTCGGGGACAAGCTCGGCCTGGACGCCCTGGAGATCCTGCGCAGGCGCGGCATCGAGGTCTCGCTCGGCGTCTCGATCGCCGAGGCGACCGCGGAACGGGTGACGTTCACCGACGGCCGGGTCCTGCCCTGCCGCACCCTGATCTGGACCGCGGGCGTCGCGGCCAGCCCGCTGATCGCCGCCCTCGGCGCGGAGACCGTACGCGGACGCCTCGCGGTGACTCCCGAGCTCTCCCTGCGCGGCTCCGACGGCGTCTTCGCGCTCGGCGACGCCGCCGCGGTGCCCGATCTCGCGAAGGGCGACGGGGCCGTCTGCCCGCCCACCGCCCAGCACGCCATGCGTCAGGGCCGCACGATGGCCGACAACCTCATCGCGACCCTGCGCGGTATGCCGCTGGTGCCGTACGAGCACAAGGACCTCGGCCTGGTCGTCGACCTCGGCGGCCGGGACGCCGTCTCCAAACCGTTCGGCATCGAGCTGAAGGGCCTGCCCGCCCAGGTGGTGGCCCGCGGCTACCACTGGTCGGCGCTGCGGACGAACGTCGCCAAGACCCGGGTCCTGACGAACTGGATGCTGAACGCGATCGCCGGTGACGACTTCGTACGGACCGGGTTCCAGCTGCGCAGTCCGGCGACACTGAAGGACTTCGAGTACACGGACGCCTATCTCAGCCCTGAGCAGGTCCGCGCGCACACGGCCGCGACCGTGATCCGCCACTGA